A stretch of Coriobacteriia bacterium DNA encodes these proteins:
- the rimO gene encoding 30S ribosomal protein S12 methylthiotransferase RimO yields MPLSNTALPTSASPRRVKFVTLGCAKNEVDTDRMRTLVDESPLFETVEEEDGADVIVVNTCSFLMSAVEEGVECTLQLLGERLEGGISAPVVMTGCIPSRYGEEIEQEMPEVAAFVPVKDEDRIVSVLAGVCGVEEEGPLDNAPEKVPGAPAGEPHVLRTVRSATAYVKISDGCDRYCSFCAIPYIRGRYYSRERDVILDEVRHLASGGVREVVLIGQDTGIWGRDLPGKPTLASLMRDVAAVMAPYDGWVRVLYLQPEGLSDELVATIRDTPQIVKYIDIPLQHSSHELLRRMNRTGSTDEFLAMVKRLRTEIPGITLRTTAMAGFPGETDEEFDDLCDFLEQAAFDYTAVFMYSQEEGTRAARMTDQVDDDTKLERTQRLQDISDTYGFASAAERIGQTYRVLVDGFETDEDGTTELIGRAAFQAPDSDGVIHLGAPDGDVALGDFVTARIDDAACYELFGTIVERERKQG; encoded by the coding sequence ATGCCCCTCAGCAACACCGCACTGCCCACATCCGCAAGCCCGCGCCGCGTCAAGTTCGTGACGCTCGGCTGCGCCAAGAACGAGGTCGACACCGATCGCATGCGCACGCTCGTCGACGAGAGCCCGTTGTTCGAGACCGTTGAGGAGGAGGACGGGGCCGACGTCATCGTCGTCAACACGTGCTCGTTTCTCATGAGCGCCGTCGAGGAGGGCGTCGAGTGCACGCTGCAGCTGCTCGGCGAACGCCTCGAGGGTGGCATCAGCGCGCCCGTCGTCATGACGGGCTGCATACCGTCGCGCTACGGCGAGGAGATCGAGCAGGAGATGCCCGAGGTGGCCGCCTTCGTGCCGGTCAAGGACGAGGACCGCATCGTCTCCGTACTCGCCGGCGTCTGCGGCGTCGAGGAAGAGGGCCCTCTCGACAACGCGCCGGAAAAGGTGCCGGGCGCTCCCGCAGGGGAGCCGCACGTCCTGCGCACCGTTCGATCGGCGACCGCCTACGTCAAGATCAGCGACGGCTGCGACCGCTATTGCTCGTTCTGCGCAATCCCGTACATCCGCGGACGCTACTACTCGCGCGAGCGCGACGTCATCCTCGACGAGGTGCGCCACCTCGCCTCGGGCGGCGTGCGCGAGGTCGTGCTCATCGGCCAGGACACGGGCATCTGGGGCCGCGACCTGCCCGGCAAGCCGACGCTCGCCAGCCTCATGCGCGACGTTGCCGCCGTTATGGCTCCCTACGACGGCTGGGTGCGCGTGCTCTATCTGCAGCCCGAGGGTCTGTCCGACGAGCTCGTCGCCACGATCCGTGACACGCCCCAAATCGTGAAGTACATCGACATCCCGCTGCAGCACAGCTCGCACGAGCTGCTGCGCCGCATGAACCGCACGGGCTCGACAGACGAGTTCCTCGCCATGGTCAAGCGGCTGCGCACCGAGATCCCCGGCATCACGCTGCGCACGACGGCCATGGCTGGCTTCCCCGGCGAGACCGACGAGGAGTTCGACGACCTGTGCGACTTCCTCGAGCAGGCCGCGTTCGACTACACGGCCGTGTTCATGTACTCGCAGGAAGAGGGCACGCGCGCCGCCCGGATGACCGATCAGGTCGACGACGACACCAAGCTCGAGAGAACACAGCGCCTGCAGGACATATCCGACACCTATGGCTTCGCCTCGGCAGCCGAGCGTATCGGCCAGACGTACCGTGTCCTCGTTGACGGCTTCGAGACAGACGAGGACGGTACGACAGAGCTCATCGGGCGTGCCGCGTTCCAGGCGCCCGACTCAGACGGCGTCATACACCTGGGGGCTCCTGACGGCGACGTCGCCCTCGGGGACTTCGTGACCGCGCGCATAGACGACGCGGCCTGCTACGAGCTGTTCGGCACGATCGTCGAACGCGAGAGAAAGCAGGGTTAG